The genome window TTTCTTCTAACAACAGCATACGCCTATAAAGAAGATGTTTCCCGTTTAGAACGACTGGTGCGTCTTCAAGCTGAAGGTGGCGCTTCCGGCATGGGAATAAAGTTGGGACGCTTTATTCAGGAAGTGCCCCAGGAAGTTTTAAAAACAGCTGAAAAAATGGGGTTTCCCATTATTTTATTACCCCCTAAACTTCCCTATGTTCCTGTGATTAAAAAGGTCATGTCTCTTATTTTTGAAAGAGAGCGTCTCCTTAAGGGGGCTTTAAATAAGCAAGATGTACTAAGACATATGATCGAAGACAACATTTCTCTAGAGGAAAATATAGATTTACTGAAACAACTTAATTTATCTCCTTTGGATTTGTGTTGTTTCATGCTTTTAGAAATTCCTAATAATGGTGGAGTTCATAACGTTGTTATTTGGGAACTTGTAGAAAAGATAAAGGTAAAGTGGCAGGATTTCTTTCTTGTTCAATTTGAAAACATGCTTGGTCTTCTCTTTGTGGTGCAAGATGAGACAAGGTTCTCTGCTGTTAAAGAGTTGGCTCAGAATGTAGCTTTGTCTTTCCAATCTGAACCAGAGTTACGTTGTGTGAGCATAAGTGGGCTGCATACTCTTGAAAAGGGGATAAAGAAAGCCTATAGAGAGGCGTTTTTTACTCTTAAAGTTGTGAAGAAGCTTATGAACCAAGAGTCAGGTTTTGTTGATTTTGATAGTCTGCGTCATCTTTCTTTTTGGTATACCCACCCCGATAGAAAGGAACTTGTTCTAACAAGTCGATTGATACTTGACCCTATTTTAATTTACGATAAAAACAATAATGGTTCTTTGTTACAAACACTTAAAGTCTTTTTACTAATGGATCGTAATCAGAAAAGAACAGCCGAAGCTTTGCATCTACACAGAAATTCATTGCGTTATCGTTTAAATCAAATAGAAGAAATTTTCGGATCTGATATATTTTCTGGTTTTAAGCTTCAAAAACTCTTTTTTGCACTTATCACGTATACACTTCTTGATGATGAAGTTCTTATATAAACACTTTGTGCATTGAGCATAAAGTGTTTACCCTTTCTTTGTGTATCAATTCCATTGTTTCCTTTTCTTTTGAACGGTATAAATGTGTGTGTAAATTTCCAGAATAGTGTTTTTTAAATTGAATATGTTCTCGGTACGTTTCCTGAATATATAACTGCGGATTTAAAAAAATACGCGGACAA of Aminobacterium sp. MB27-C1 contains these proteins:
- a CDS encoding PucR family transcriptional regulator yields the protein MLRVKEILEIPCMEESIVIAGERGLNNPVLCIDVLEVPDADQWVTPGTFLLTTAYAYKEDVSRLERLVRLQAEGGASGMGIKLGRFIQEVPQEVLKTAEKMGFPIILLPPKLPYVPVIKKVMSLIFERERLLKGALNKQDVLRHMIEDNISLEENIDLLKQLNLSPLDLCCFMLLEIPNNGGVHNVVIWELVEKIKVKWQDFFLVQFENMLGLLFVVQDETRFSAVKELAQNVALSFQSEPELRCVSISGLHTLEKGIKKAYREAFFTLKVVKKLMNQESGFVDFDSLRHLSFWYTHPDRKELVLTSRLILDPILIYDKNNNGSLLQTLKVFLLMDRNQKRTAEALHLHRNSLRYRLNQIEEIFGSDIFSGFKLQKLFFALITYTLLDDEVLI